DNA sequence from the Paenibacillus azoreducens genome:
TAACCGGAGATACACCCCTGCTCTTTTGTGCAGTGATTTCACCCGGTACCACAACTTGTACGGTAACCTTGTATTTTTGCCCCTGTTTATCGATCCCCATTCCCAAAGTAATCGCAAGATCATTGAGTTCCCGACGATTCCAACAACCGGTCACAAATAAGAGCGTGCATAGAAGGAGCACAAGCGATAACTTTCTTAACATAAAATAATCCTCTCCAATCGGCCCTTTCAGGTTCGAGATTTGGGGCCTTGAGAAGGCTGCTCGCGAGTTATATTTCTCTGACTGATCAGCCGGGGCCGAGATAACAAGCTAAAACGCGGCATCCTAATGATCGTATCCTTTTGGTCCTTGAGGATGAATGGCGCCAGGGGAGCTGTATAAGGCACTCCGAAAGAGCGCAGGCTGCACAAATGAAGCACCAGCGCGATAAATCCGACAATAATCCCGAATAAACCGAAAGAGGCCGCCAGCAACATCATGGGAAAACGAATGAGCCGGACGGAAAGCGACATGTTGGGAGCCGGAAAAATAAAATTCGAAATCGCCGTAATCGAAATGACAATGACCATAACGGCGGATACGATTCCGGCATTCACTGCAGCCGTTCCGATCACCAGTGTTCCCAGGATGGATACAGCCTGTCCTACGGCCCGAGGCATTCTGATACTGGCTTCCCTTAGAATTTCAAAAGCCGTCTCCATCATCAGCGCTTCAATGATTGCAGGGAAAGGAACGCCTTCCCGCTGCGCCGCCAAGCTGATCAATAACGGCGTCGGCAGCATTTCCTGATGGAATGTGGAAACAGCGATATAGAGCGATGAACCGACCAGGGCAATAAAGAAGCTGAAAAAACGAAGCATGCGAAGCAAGCTGCTTGCCCCTGCAGGCTGGTAATAATCTTCTGCAGCCTGAAAAAATTGAATAAATAAAGCTGGAGCCGTTAAGACGAATGGCGTTCCATCCACCAGAATGGCTATACGACCTTCCAACAAGTCTGCAGCGACGACGTCCGGTCGCTCGGTATTGTATATCATGGGGAACGGAGAGTAAGGTTCATCCTCAATCAATTCCTCAATATAGCCGCTTTCCAGAATCCCGTCGATATCAATCCGATCCAGCCGTTTACGCACTTCATCCACGACTTTGTCATTCGCAATGCCATGGATATACATGATGCCTACGTCGGTTTTGGTGACTCGCCCGATGGTTCTGGTCTCCAACCAGAGATTCCGGTCTTTGATTTTCCGTCGAATGAGCGCGGTATTGGTCCGAATGGATTCCGTAAAGCTTTCTCGCGGACCACGAACGATCGTCTCCGTCGATGGCTCGGTCACGCTTCGTTGATTCCATTCCCTGATGGCAACGGCAAAACCTTGCGTTTGTCCCTCGAATAACAGAATGGCATCGCCAGATAGCAATGACGTATAAAACGTTTCAAAATTCGTTACTTCCGTGATCCCGTTCACCGTAATGGCACGTTCTTTCAGGACATTCAGCAGATCCTTCTCGAAAGAGACCATATTGTCCAATTCGGCGTCTTTCATATCCAATAACAGAGATTCCATAATAAAATCTGCAAGAGCTTTAGTGCCTGTTAGGCCGTCTGTATAGAAGATCGCTGCTTTAAAATCACCTTTTTTGCCAATCCCTATTTCTCTGATCATAATGTCAGTACTATTTCCTAACTCTTGTTTGACCTGATCTATATTTTGTTGGAGATTAGCCGAAATGGATTCCGCGGTATCCGCCGGGGCTTTCGAAGACGGGGAGGTTTCTTGTCCTTCTCCAAAATTCTCATTTGTATGCTCCATATGCAATCCCTCGATTTATCCGCTATCTATGGAACAATTGTTGCCTAATTGATGCCATTATATTCCGGACATGCGGTCGTAAAGTATAAGTACGAACGGAGAAGCTGTTCACTACAAAGAGGAGCCAATGAAATGAAAGTTTACTGAAAGTAGGCAGCTGCGCAGCAAAAAGAAGCGAGGGTTTATGGAAAACGGACCACGAACCTCGCTCTTTTTTGGCTGAATTTATAGCCCGAGCATCCGCACGGACTTTTCTTTCGAATTTCTGCCCTCGATTGTTAATATTCGTTTACACGAGCGGACCTGCCTCATCCACCCATACCGTAAGTTCCTGAAATGATTTCCGTTTTCCTTCCGCAGCCACGTTTTCCGCCGGTACACCCAAATAGATAAAACCCAATACCTTATCCGTAGAGCGGAGACCAAAATGCTTTATTCGATGTCGTAAAATGAGCGCTTATGTCCTACGGTTTCCTGCTTCCAAAGCGGAACTGGTACACGTCCGTCCCGCTTATGCCTTCCGCCATGCAAACCAGGACAGGCTCGTCTTTTTTCCACTGCAGTATACGTACATAACCGGGATCGCTGTACACGGTCGTTTCATCCACAAGCCGATTCCCCTCCATTCTGGCGGCCATAAGCTTGTATTGGCCATCCGCGGTGCGCATGGAGTAAGCCACTCCATCCTCATTGGGAGTTGCAGCAATGTTTTGGAAGGAGCCCTGTTTGACCGGCCGAAGTCCTTGCTGCTCATCCACCTTAAATAAACCTTCCTGTCCGTTTATTTGGCCGGAGACGAGAAGCGACCCGCCGCCAAGCACGGAGAGGTCGTGCACTTCCCCTTCTGCAAGTTTGCTGACGACGCCGGAGGCGGGGACGATCGACAGAAGCACGCCCTGAGTCGGCTGATCGATCGAAGGCAGCGAAACGTAGATACGGCTTTGGTCCGGGGAGGCGACCCATTTCACCATGCTCAAATCATTTTTGGGGATGGTCATGCCGGATGAGTTCAGGCTGGCAACGGTACGGGTTTGGCCGGTATTCAAATCCCGCAACAAAATGTCCAAACCCAGCAGTTCCAAGCTGTGCCGGTCATCCGGCATGGCGATGAGGAGCGACCAATCCTGCCAGGACCGGATGACCTTTTTCTGAACGATATCGTAATATACGATTTGCGGAGCATCACTAGCCGAATACGTGGTGTATACCGCTTTTGTTCCGTCCGCTGAGGCGACAGCGTTCTGCACAGGCTCATTTGGTTGATAGACCTCCGGTCTGCCTGTTGTCAAATCGATGAAGTGTAGGCCCGTCCCGTCAGCGGACCGGTTATCTTTTAACCAGTAAAGCAGCGCATTGTTTGACAGCAGCCGAGCCTGTTTAACGGGCTCTGAAATCTGCTGTTTGACCACGCTTTCCACGCGAAATCCGGCAAGTTTGGATTCCGCGAACAAAGCCGGATCCATAACGACGGTCTTTTCCCTATTCAGCGAATGAGTGTACAGCTCGATCATGCCAAGAAAGGCTGCCGTGACAAGCCCCATGAGCGCTGCAAGCCAAACGATGCGGGGAAAGGGATAACGCCGCTTCTTTTCCAACGCCGACATGCTCATCCCTCCCCTATTTCAATGATGACTTGCGTACCAGCATTCAGCGTGCTTGCAAGCCTCACCGACCCGCCGTGTTTTTCAGCGATGGCCTTGACAAGGGACAGACCGAGCCCGGCGCTGCCCCGCTCTGCTTCTTGAGGCTCGCCTGACACCCGATAAAAAGGTTCGAAAACATGTTCGATATGCTCCTCCGCTATCCCCTTGCCTTGATCAGATACGCGAATCGTCACCTTGCCCGTATCCGCCCTCTTCAGCGAAACCGTCACTGTCGATTCAACGCCCCCGTACTTGACCGCGTTATCGACGACATTGATCAGCATCTCCCGCAGCTTTTCCCGGTCTCCCCGAAAATCAAAATCCGCACCGGTTTCGCACCGGATATCGATCTTGTATTTTCTCGCCTTCACGGTCATATCTGTGCACACGTCCCTGACCAATACAGGCAAATTCACTTCTTCATACCGGTAATCCGTTTGTCTGGAGACAGCGGTGGACACTTCCAGAATTTGAACCACCTTATCATTCAGCCTGCGGCTTTCATCCATAATATACTTCATCCCTTTATCGAAAAAAGGCTTATCCCGAAAACCGTTCTCCATCATCGTCTGCGCATATCCGCTAATGATTGTCAGCGGCGTTTTGAGCTCATGGGTTACGTTGTCAAAAAACGTTTTGCTCATTTTCTGCGTTTTCAAAAGCGTATCCCGCTCCCTTTTGATCACGCCCATCTGCTCTTCAATTTTTTCGGCCATCCGGTGAAACGCCCTCGCCAAATCGCCGATTTCATCTGTTCTGTGATTCAGTCGCAGCGGTTCATAACGCCCGTTCGAAAAATCCTTCAAGCTTCTCGACAGTCTGCCGATCGGACCGGTCAGGCGGCTGGACAAAAATACGGCAGTGATGAAGACCAGGGCAAAAATTGCCACCGCAATCCATTTCACCGCAAAAAGAAAGCGGCTTGTAAAATCATGCAAAGCCGCATTATCTTTAACGACGCGAATCACTCCGATTAATGACCCATTCGCCAGAACCGGACTGGATAAGCTGATGGTGGAATCAGTCCCGGACTGGCTGACGGCATACGAGATTCTCCCCTGCAGCGCGCCCGGAAAATCCGATGTGTCCGGTACCGGACCATTCAAATCTGACAAGCTTTTCCCCTTCGAATCATAGATCGAAACGGTGCTGCCGACGGCTGAGCCGAGCTCTTTGACGAGTCCGTCCGCTTCCGCATGGAAAGAGTCTGCGCTTAGGACCATGTTTCGGGTCAGGAAATATTGTTTCAAATAAAGGTCTACCGTTTTTTTTGTCTGCACCATATCCCGGTCGATGAGGCGCGAAACGTTCTGCTCGGTAATTTTGACGGATACTAGCAGGAGGGACAGGAGCCCGATAAAAATGACCAAGGTGAATGAGAGTAGAATTTTGTACCTTATGGTAAGCCTCATGCGTCCGATTAGGTTCATGGCATCCGGTAGCCAACGCCGAAGACGGTATCGATGATGGCTGCATCGAGCTTTTTGCGGAGCCGCTGCACATGAATGTCCACCGTTCTTGTATCGCCTGCGAACTCGTAACCCCACACCTGATCGAGCAATTGGGATCTCGTAAACACAATGCCTCTATGCTCCGCCAAAAACAGCAGCAAATCGAATTCCATGTTCTTCAGCACGACTTTCTCTCCTTCCTTTTTCACTTCGCGCTGCCTCTTGCCGATTTCGATCGAATCATAAATACGGATCTTACCTTCGCCGTCCAAGTCCGATTGCTCCATCACCTGCTCGATCCGCCGGAAAATAGCCTTAATCCGCACGATTACTTCCCGGATATCAAATGGTTTGGTGACGTAATCATCCGCCCCCAGCTCCATCCCCAGCAGCTTGTCCACAATGTCGGATTTGGCGGTCAACATGATGATCGGAATATTCCAATTCTCTGTCGACGCAATCCGGCAAATATCGAAGCCGCTCATATCCGGCAGCATCAGATCCAGCAATATCAAGTCCGGACGATTCGCGCGGATGAGCTCCAGAGCCTCTTCCCCTTTTCCCGTACTGGCAACGACATACCCTTCTTTCTCCAGATTATATGCAAGCAGCTCCGCAATCGGAGCTTCGTCTTCCACAATGAATACTTTCTGCTTCCTCATGATCCATCCTCCGCCCTCGCAATTGAAGTTCCCTGCCTATCTTAGCACGTCTCCCTGGGCGGAAATCAATTGATCTGCCTGCGTCCACCGAGATTTTACATTTTGGATACAAGTCGGCAGTATTCCGGATACATCGACAGAAAACGCGGAAACATCCTTCCTTTACACTTCCGTTATGACCAGCGAGGGATCATGATTCCCCGACTATCCTTAAAAGGAGATTGAACACATTGAAAAAAGCAATTCTGATTTTTTCCGCTGCGGCATGCCTTCTAAGTGCCTGCGACAAACCTGCGGATACGGCTGTCGTGAAACAAAACGTACAGAAGGAAAAGCAAAGCAGTGCGGGTAGCAGCGAAGCATCCCTTCAGAACAGTGGGGAAATCACCACCTCCACTCCGAGCGAAAGCGGAAGTAGCGACTTGAGTAATACGGACAAGGGGACAAGCCCTTCAGGGAAAGATGGAATCGGCGATATCCAAACCGTCGCCAATCCCGCCTCCACAGACGTGCTCGTAAACAAGCAGCATAAGCTGCCGGAGAACTATGCGCCGGACGACCTCGTATATCCGAACGTACGCTTTACCTTTAAAGAGAAGATCGAAAAGCGCATGATGCGGAAAGAGGCTGCGCAGGCTCTCGAAAAATTGTTCAAAGCTGCGGACAAGGACGGCCTGCCGCTCGCAGGAGTATCCGCTTACCGTTCCCACAAAAGACAAAAAGCGGTGTTTGAAGCATACGTCCAAAAGGACGGCGAAGAAAAAGCGCGTACTTATAGTGCTTATCCAGGCACCAGCGAGCATGAAACCGGCCTCGCCATCGACGTGACCAAATCGGACGGCAGCTGCGCCGCAACGGGTTGTTTCGCCGGCACGCCGGAAGCGGAATGGCTTGCGGAGCATGCGCATGAATTTGGCTTTATCATTCGATACCCGAAAGGAAAAGAAAACATTACGGGCTACACTTACGAGCCGTGGCATCTTCGTTACGTGGGTCAGCCTGCGGCCGATGACATGTTCAAAAATGATCTTACGTTTGAGGAATATGCAGATCAGGCACGTGTCGCATCCGGTTCCTAAGCTAATCACTGTCGGTTCATGATTGCTGGCCGCAATTTATCCAAAAATACACCATCATCTCTCTTATACAGGAGATGATGGTGTTTTTGACAGGCGCTTGTTGTTTTGTACTCCTAAACCGGCAATTGTCCGCCCACAAACCGCTTAATTTCCGTACTCTACTTTTAGTTTATAGCTCTCGGGCGCTACTATCTCGATTTCGACCTGCGACGGCGCAGCAATGGTAAGCAGGAGCTGATCCTTCCCTTCGACCCGCCAGGAAACATCGATACGCCCGCCATCCGGCAAAGGTACGGAACCTGACGCCCGCTTCAGGCCACATGGCTGAGGGGCAACCTTTACCTTGGACCAACCCGGGCTCGCGCCCTGAACGCC
Encoded proteins:
- a CDS encoding spore germination protein, giving the protein MEHTNENFGEGQETSPSSKAPADTAESISANLQQNIDQVKQELGNSTDIMIREIGIGKKGDFKAAIFYTDGLTGTKALADFIMESLLLDMKDAELDNMVSFEKDLLNVLKERAITVNGITEVTNFETFYTSLLSGDAILLFEGQTQGFAVAIREWNQRSVTEPSTETIVRGPRESFTESIRTNTALIRRKIKDRNLWLETRTIGRVTKTDVGIMYIHGIANDKVVDEVRKRLDRIDIDGILESGYIEELIEDEPYSPFPMIYNTERPDVVAADLLEGRIAILVDGTPFVLTAPALFIQFFQAAEDYYQPAGASSLLRMLRFFSFFIALVGSSLYIAVSTFHQEMLPTPLLISLAAQREGVPFPAIIEALMMETAFEILREASIRMPRAVGQAVSILGTLVIGTAAVNAGIVSAVMVIVISITAISNFIFPAPNMSLSVRLIRFPMMLLAASFGLFGIIVGFIALVLHLCSLRSFGVPYTAPLAPFILKDQKDTIIRMPRFSLLSRPRLISQRNITREQPSQGPKSRT
- a CDS encoding sensor histidine kinase, with amino-acid sequence MNLIGRMRLTIRYKILLSFTLVIFIGLLSLLLVSVKITEQNVSRLIDRDMVQTKKTVDLYLKQYFLTRNMVLSADSFHAEADGLVKELGSAVGSTVSIYDSKGKSLSDLNGPVPDTSDFPGALQGRISYAVSQSGTDSTISLSSPVLANGSLIGVIRVVKDNAALHDFTSRFLFAVKWIAVAIFALVFITAVFLSSRLTGPIGRLSRSLKDFSNGRYEPLRLNHRTDEIGDLARAFHRMAEKIEEQMGVIKRERDTLLKTQKMSKTFFDNVTHELKTPLTIISGYAQTMMENGFRDKPFFDKGMKYIMDESRRLNDKVVQILEVSTAVSRQTDYRYEEVNLPVLVRDVCTDMTVKARKYKIDIRCETGADFDFRGDREKLREMLINVVDNAVKYGGVESTVTVSLKRADTGKVTIRVSDQGKGIAEEHIEHVFEPFYRVSGEPQEAERGSAGLGLSLVKAIAEKHGGSVRLASTLNAGTQVIIEIGEG
- a CDS encoding response regulator transcription factor, with protein sequence MRKQKVFIVEDEAPIAELLAYNLEKEGYVVASTGKGEEALELIRANRPDLILLDLMLPDMSGFDICRIASTENWNIPIIMLTAKSDIVDKLLGMELGADDYVTKPFDIREVIVRIKAIFRRIEQVMEQSDLDGEGKIRIYDSIEIGKRQREVKKEGEKVVLKNMEFDLLLFLAEHRGIVFTRSQLLDQVWGYEFAGDTRTVDIHVQRLRKKLDAAIIDTVFGVGYRMP
- a CDS encoding M15 family metallopeptidase, whose product is MKKAILIFSAAACLLSACDKPADTAVVKQNVQKEKQSSAGSSEASLQNSGEITTSTPSESGSSDLSNTDKGTSPSGKDGIGDIQTVANPASTDVLVNKQHKLPENYAPDDLVYPNVRFTFKEKIEKRMMRKEAAQALEKLFKAADKDGLPLAGVSAYRSHKRQKAVFEAYVQKDGEEKARTYSAYPGTSEHETGLAIDVTKSDGSCAATGCFAGTPEAEWLAEHAHEFGFIIRYPKGKENITGYTYEPWHLRYVGQPAADDMFKNDLTFEEYADQARVASGS